In a single window of the Rhizobiaceae bacterium genome:
- the lepB gene encoding signal peptidase I, with amino-acid sequence MSVADKAGKKSGGLGETVSVIVQALLLALVIRTLFFQPFSIPSGSMRPTLLEGDYLFVTKWAYGYSRYSLPFSPNLFEGRIWGSEPKRGDVVVFKYPPNPQVDYIKRVIGLPGDRIQMRNGQLFINDVAVPREKVGQIDNPDITAESRPIDVYRETLPNGVAYNTLDIYPDSETDNTREFLVPAGHYFMMGDNRDNSADSRLSVGYVPAENLVGRANIIFFSIAGKASPLEIWRWPTELRPTRFFNVIR; translated from the coding sequence ATGAGCGTGGCTGACAAGGCTGGAAAGAAATCGGGCGGACTTGGCGAAACCGTTTCCGTCATCGTCCAGGCGCTGCTTCTGGCGCTCGTCATTCGCACGCTCTTCTTCCAGCCCTTCTCGATCCCATCGGGTTCGATGCGTCCAACGCTGCTGGAAGGCGACTATCTGTTTGTGACCAAATGGGCCTACGGCTATTCGCGCTATTCGCTGCCATTTTCGCCCAACCTGTTTGAGGGGCGTATCTGGGGCAGCGAACCCAAGCGCGGCGACGTGGTGGTCTTCAAATATCCGCCCAACCCGCAGGTGGACTATATCAAGCGGGTAATCGGCCTGCCGGGCGACCGCATCCAGATGCGCAACGGCCAACTCTTCATCAATGATGTTGCTGTGCCTCGCGAAAAGGTCGGCCAGATCGACAATCCCGACATCACGGCGGAGAGCCGGCCCATCGACGTCTATCGCGAGACCTTGCCGAACGGCGTCGCCTACAACACGCTCGACATCTATCCTGACAGCGAGACCGACAATACGCGCGAGTTCCTCGTTCCGGCAGGACATTATTTCATGATGGGCGACAACCGCGACAACTCCGCCGACAGCCGCCTTTCGGTGGGGTATGTGCCTGCGGAGAACCTTGTCGGGCGCGCAAACATCATTTTCTTCTCGATTGCCGGCAAGGCAAGCCCGCTTGAGATCTGGCGTTGGCCCACCGAGTTGCGACCGACCCGGTTCTTCAACGTCATACGGTAA
- the acpS gene encoding holo-ACP synthase, translating into MIIGIGSDLIDIRRIERTIERHGERFLARVFTDVERARSERRSQRAASYAKRFAAKEACSKALGTGLSDGVFWKDMGVVNLPGGKPTMKLTGGAAIHLEQMLPPGHRALVHLTITDDYPLAQAFVIIEAIPVEMPPH; encoded by the coding sequence TTGATTATCGGGATCGGCAGCGACCTGATAGACATTCGCCGCATTGAGCGAACGATCGAACGCCATGGCGAACGCTTTCTGGCCCGCGTATTTACCGATGTCGAGCGAGCGCGCTCCGAACGCCGGTCGCAGCGCGCAGCTTCCTATGCCAAGCGCTTCGCCGCCAAGGAAGCTTGTTCCAAGGCGCTCGGAACGGGTCTTTCGGATGGGGTATTCTGGAAAGACATGGGCGTCGTCAACCTGCCTGGGGGCAAGCCCACCATGAAGCTGACGGGTGGCGCGGCCATTCACCTGGAACAAATGCTTCCCCCCGGCCACCGCGCTCTTGTGCATCTGACCATCACCGACGATTATCCGCTCGCTCAGGCATTCGTGATCATTGAAGCCATTCCTGTCGAAATGCCGCCACACTGA
- the pyrE gene encoding orotate phosphoribosyltransferase gives METSEVLDVFREAGAVLEGHFILTSGLRSPVFLQKARVFMHADKTEKLCRALADKIREAVNGPIDYVVGPAIGGLIPAYETSRHLHVPAIWVEREQGKFRLRRFEMEKGARVVIVEDIVTTGLSIRETIECLRELGAEVVAAACIIDRSAGKTDVGVPLIALAEYEVPAYPADALPPELAAIPPVKPGSRNL, from the coding sequence ATGGAAACCAGCGAAGTACTTGATGTCTTCCGTGAAGCGGGCGCGGTTCTCGAAGGCCATTTCATCCTGACATCAGGCCTGCGCAGTCCCGTCTTCCTGCAAAAAGCGCGCGTTTTTATGCATGCGGACAAGACGGAAAAGCTGTGCAGAGCGCTGGCCGACAAAATTCGCGAGGCGGTCAACGGTCCTATCGACTATGTGGTCGGACCGGCGATTGGCGGACTGATCCCGGCCTATGAAACTTCGCGCCATCTGCATGTCCCGGCCATCTGGGTCGAACGGGAGCAGGGCAAGTTCCGGCTGCGCCGCTTCGAGATGGAAAAAGGCGCGCGGGTGGTCATCGTCGAGGACATCGTTACGACCGGCCTGTCTATCCGTGAAACGATCGAGTGCCTGCGCGAGCTTGGCGCGGAAGTCGTCGCGGCGGCGTGCATCATCGACCGCTCGGCGGGGAAGACCGATGTTGGTGTGCCGCTGATCGCGCTCGCCGAATATGAGGTTCCGGCCTATCCGGCCGATGCGTTGCCGCCCGAGCTGGCGGCTATTCCGCCGGTGAAGCCCGGCAGCCGCAATCTGTAG
- a CDS encoding bifunctional (p)ppGpp synthetase/guanosine-3',5'-bis(diphosphate) 3'-pyrophosphohydrolase, with translation MMRQYELVERVQRYKPEVNEALLNKAYVYAMQKHGHQKRASGDPYFSHPLEVAAILTDMHLDEATIAVALLHDTIEDTSATRQEIDELFGPELGKLVEGLTKLKKLDLVSKKAEQAENLRKLLLAISDDIRVLLVKLADRIHNMRTLDHMPVEKRSRIAEETMDIYAPLAGRMGMQGVREELEDLAFRTINPDAYRTVTERLADLTQRSKAVIDEIETSLSELFAEHDLKANVKSRQKKPWSVFRKMEAKALSFEQLSDIFGFRVIVESVDDCYRALGFIHTTWSMVPGRFKDYISTPKQNDYRSIHTTIVGPSRQRIELQIRTREMNEIAEYGVAAHAIYKDKVIGTAPTISKDTNAYGWLRRTIEQLSEGDNPEDFLENTKLELFQDQVFCFTPKGMLIALPRGATPIDFAYAVHTNVGNTCVGAKVNGRIMPLMTELKNGDEVEIIRSEAQVPPAAWEHMVVTGKARAAIRRATKNAVRKQYSGLGARILERAFARAGRSFDKDRIKAVLHRLARKDIDDVLAAVGRGELSSTDVLRAVFPDYKEERIGPQAPKQREEGWFNLRNAAGMLFKMPGRSSKKGKADEQASGAVPIRGVRGDLPVRFAPEGAVPGDRIVGIIQPGLGITIYPIQSPSLTAFDDQPDRWIDVRWDIDEAMKERFPARIVVTAINAPGSLAEIAQVIANNDANIHTLSMGRTAPDFTEMTLDLEVWHLKHLNQLLSELKNSPAVSDARRVNG, from the coding sequence ATGATGCGCCAATACGAGCTTGTGGAGCGTGTCCAGCGCTACAAGCCCGAAGTGAACGAAGCGCTGCTGAACAAGGCCTACGTCTATGCGATGCAAAAGCATGGACATCAAAAGCGCGCTTCCGGCGATCCCTATTTCTCGCATCCGCTCGAAGTTGCGGCCATTCTCACCGACATGCATCTGGACGAGGCGACCATCGCGGTCGCGCTGCTGCATGACACGATCGAGGACACCAGCGCCACGCGCCAGGAGATTGACGAGCTTTTCGGTCCCGAACTCGGCAAACTGGTCGAAGGGCTGACGAAGCTCAAGAAACTCGATCTCGTTTCCAAGAAGGCGGAGCAGGCGGAGAACCTGCGCAAGCTACTGCTGGCGATTTCCGACGACATCCGCGTTCTTCTCGTCAAGCTCGCCGACCGCATACACAATATGCGCACCCTCGACCACATGCCTGTCGAGAAGCGGTCTCGCATCGCGGAAGAAACAATGGACATTTATGCGCCTCTGGCCGGGCGCATGGGCATGCAGGGCGTGCGCGAGGAACTGGAAGACCTCGCTTTCCGAACCATCAATCCCGACGCCTACCGGACCGTCACCGAGCGCCTCGCGGACCTTACCCAGCGCAGCAAAGCCGTTATCGATGAGATCGAGACGTCCCTCTCGGAGCTTTTTGCCGAGCATGATCTCAAGGCCAATGTGAAAAGCCGCCAGAAAAAGCCGTGGTCAGTCTTCAGGAAGATGGAGGCAAAAGCGCTGTCCTTCGAACAGCTTTCAGACATTTTCGGCTTTCGTGTCATCGTCGAGAGCGTCGATGACTGCTATCGGGCGCTTGGCTTCATCCACACGACATGGTCGATGGTTCCCGGTCGCTTCAAGGACTATATTTCGACGCCGAAGCAGAACGACTACAGATCTATCCATACGACGATTGTCGGCCCTTCGCGCCAGCGCATCGAACTGCAAATCCGCACGCGCGAGATGAACGAGATCGCCGAGTACGGCGTTGCGGCACACGCGATCTATAAGGACAAGGTTATCGGGACCGCGCCCACCATCTCAAAGGATACAAATGCCTATGGATGGCTGCGGCGCACCATTGAGCAGCTTTCCGAAGGCGACAATCCCGAGGATTTCCTCGAAAACACCAAGCTTGAACTCTTCCAGGACCAGGTTTTCTGTTTCACGCCGAAGGGCATGCTGATTGCCCTGCCGCGCGGGGCCACGCCGATCGATTTCGCCTATGCGGTGCACACAAATGTCGGCAACACCTGCGTGGGTGCCAAGGTCAACGGCCGCATCATGCCGCTGATGACCGAGCTCAAGAACGGCGACGAAGTCGAGATCATCCGGTCCGAGGCGCAGGTGCCGCCAGCGGCATGGGAGCACATGGTGGTAACGGGCAAGGCCCGGGCGGCCATTCGCAGGGCGACCAAGAATGCCGTGCGCAAGCAATATTCGGGCCTCGGCGCGCGCATCCTTGAACGCGCCTTTGCGCGGGCGGGACGAAGCTTTGACAAGGATCGGATCAAGGCGGTCCTGCACCGCCTCGCTCGCAAGGACATAGACGACGTTCTCGCTGCTGTCGGGCGAGGAGAATTGTCCTCGACGGATGTGCTGCGGGCGGTTTTCCCCGATTACAAGGAAGAGCGGATCGGTCCGCAAGCACCGAAGCAGCGCGAGGAAGGATGGTTCAATCTCCGGAACGCCGCCGGCATGCTGTTCAAGATGCCGGGCCGGTCCTCGAAAAAGGGCAAGGCGGACGAGCAGGCAAGCGGGGCCGTGCCGATACGCGGCGTGCGCGGCGACCTTCCCGTGCGCTTCGCGCCGGAAGGGGCGGTGCCGGGCGACCGCATCGTGGGCATCATTCAGCCGGGGCTCGGCATAACCATCTATCCGATCCAGTCGCCATCGCTGACTGCCTTTGACGACCAGCCGGACCGCTGGATCGACGTGCGATGGGACATTGACGAGGCCATGAAGGAGCGGTTTCCTGCGCGCATCGTCGTGACCGCGATCAATGCGCCGGGATCGCTCGCCGAGATCGCCCAGGTTATTGCCAATAACGACGCCAACATCCATACGCTTTCCATGGGGCGCACTGCGCCGGATTTCACGGAAATGACGCTCGATCTGGAAGTCTGGCACCTGAAGCACCTCAACCAGCTGCTATCTGAACTCAAGAACTCGCCGGCGGTCAGCGATGCACGGCGCGTCAATGGCTAG
- the rpoZ gene encoding DNA-directed RNA polymerase subunit omega: protein MARVTVEDCIDKVDNRFELVLLASHRARLISQGAAITVPRDNDKNPVVALREIADEMLAPEDLKEDLIHSLQKHVEVDEPEAEAPELPDQAASETTEAVVDDDNVAFDRMSEEELLAGIEGLVAPEKSDDF, encoded by the coding sequence ATGGCCCGCGTGACTGTTGAAGATTGCATCGACAAGGTGGACAATCGCTTCGAGTTGGTCCTGCTCGCCAGCCATCGCGCCCGTCTGATTTCGCAAGGCGCGGCAATCACTGTTCCGCGCGACAACGACAAGAATCCGGTCGTGGCGCTCCGTGAAATCGCAGATGAGATGCTTGCGCCGGAGGATTTGAAGGAAGACCTCATTCACTCCCTGCAGAAGCATGTTGAGGTGGACGAACCGGAAGCTGAAGCTCCGGAGCTTCCCGACCAGGCCGCATCCGAAACCACCGAAGCAGTCGTCGATGACGACAATGTCGCGTTCGACCGCATGAGCGAAGAGGAACTACTTGCCGGCATCGAAGGTCTTGTCGCTCCTGAGAAAAGCGACGATTTCTGA
- a CDS encoding NYN domain-containing protein yields the protein MFDSRERIALFIDGANLYATSRSLGFDLDYRKLLSYFQKRGYLLRAYYYTALIEDQEYSSIRPLIDWLDYNGYRVVTKPAKEFTDAAGRRKIKGNMDIELAIDALELTEVLDHYVIFSGDGDFRTLVEALQRKGKKVSVVSTMASQPPMISDDLRRQADHFIDLTSLKTEIGRDPNERPPRRIEHAEAAEDF from the coding sequence ATGTTCGATTCCCGTGAACGCATCGCATTGTTCATTGACGGTGCAAATCTTTACGCGACCTCCCGCTCTCTCGGCTTCGATCTCGACTACCGCAAGCTGCTTTCCTACTTTCAGAAGCGCGGCTACCTGCTGCGGGCTTATTACTACACCGCGTTGATCGAAGATCAGGAGTATTCTTCGATCCGGCCGTTGATCGACTGGCTCGACTACAATGGCTATCGCGTGGTGACCAAGCCGGCCAAGGAGTTCACGGATGCGGCGGGTCGGCGCAAGATCAAGGGCAACATGGACATTGAGCTTGCAATCGACGCGCTCGAACTGACGGAAGTGCTCGATCACTATGTCATATTCTCCGGCGACGGCGATTTCCGCACGCTGGTCGAGGCTTTGCAGCGCAAGGGCAAGAAGGTCAGCGTGGTGTCCACGATGGCGTCCCAGCCGCCTATGATCTCGGACGATCTGCGGCGACAGGCCGACCATTTCATAGATCTGACGAGCCTGAAGACCGAGATCGGGCGCGATCCTAATGAACGCCCTCCCCGGCGCATAGAGCACGCGGAAGCCGCAGAAGATTTCTGA
- a CDS encoding uracil-DNA glycosylase, whose amino-acid sequence MAPSALPEPDRNCAVCPRLHDFIAGWRQREPDWHNAPVPTWLPRGGIENVRLLIVGLAPGLRGANRTGRPFTGDFAGDLLYSTLIGMGFAQGVFKARVDDGLELIETAITNAVRCVPPENKPVGAEISACRQFLAPTISALPRLQAIVTLGAIAHQSTVRALGERVAAYPFKHGARFEAKCIAIFPSYHCSRYNTNTGVLTAEMFTNVFRNVRSFLDA is encoded by the coding sequence ATGGCGCCCAGCGCCCTGCCTGAGCCGGATCGCAATTGCGCCGTTTGCCCGCGCCTGCACGATTTCATTGCCGGCTGGCGCCAGCGGGAGCCTGACTGGCACAATGCGCCTGTGCCGACATGGCTGCCTCGAGGCGGAATCGAAAATGTGCGTCTTCTGATTGTCGGGCTTGCACCCGGCCTGCGCGGCGCCAACCGCACCGGACGGCCCTTCACCGGGGATTTCGCCGGCGACCTGCTCTATTCCACCTTGATCGGGATGGGTTTTGCGCAAGGTGTGTTCAAGGCGAGGGTCGACGACGGGCTTGAACTCATTGAAACCGCGATCACCAATGCGGTGCGGTGCGTTCCCCCGGAAAACAAGCCGGTCGGGGCGGAGATTTCGGCGTGCCGCCAGTTTCTCGCGCCCACCATTTCTGCGCTCCCCCGACTTCAAGCCATCGTGACGCTCGGGGCGATTGCGCATCAATCGACGGTGCGGGCGCTCGGCGAACGGGTCGCGGCATATCCCTTCAAACATGGCGCTCGGTTCGAGGCGAAGTGCATTGCAATATTTCCGAGCTACCATTGCTCCCGATACAATACGAATACAGGTGTCCTGACTGCCGAAATGTTCACTAACGTGTTTCGGAACGTGCGTAGTTTCCTTGACGCTTGA